A region from the Dendropsophus ebraccatus isolate aDenEbr1 chromosome 1, aDenEbr1.pat, whole genome shotgun sequence genome encodes:
- the GPR22 gene encoding G-protein coupled receptor 22 produces the protein MFFTFMLETNMQSEANITVRDEINDVSRNMYRPLSYPLSFQISLTCFLMLEIVLGLGSNLTVLVLYCMKSNLINSVSNIITMNLHVLDVIICVGCIPLTIVILLLPLESNSALICCFHEACVSFASVSTAVNVFAITLDRYDISVKPANRILTMGRAVILMTTTWIVSFFAFLIPFIEVSFFSFQSENKWENKTLLCVSTNEYHTELGMYYHLLVQIPIFFFTIVVMLITYSKILQALNIRIGTRFSTGQKKKIRKKKTISLATQHETTDISQSSGGRNVVLGVRTSVSVIIALRRAVKRHRERRERQKRVFKMSLLIISTFLFCWTPISLLNTTILCLGPSDLLVKLRLCFLVMAYGTTIFHPLLYAFTRQKFQKVLKSKMKKRVVSIVEADPMPNNAVIHNSWIEPKRSKPLTDDNEARQKCLAPQVVTD, from the coding sequence ATGTTTTTCACCTTCATGCTGGAAACCAACATGCAGTCTGAGGCTAATATAACAGTCCGCGATGAGATTAATGACGTCAGCAGAAACATGTACAGACCGCTGTCATACCCGCTTAGCTTCCAAATTTCCCTCACTTGTTTCCTCATGCTGGAAATTGTTCTGGGCCTTGGAAGCAACCTCACCGTACTGGTTCTTTACTGCATGAAGTCCAATCTTATCAACTCTGTCAGCAACATTATCACTATGAACCTCCATGTTCTTGATGTGATAATATGTGTAGGATGCATCCCTCTAACTATTGTAATCCTACTCCTACCACTGGAGAGCAATAGTGCACTGATTTGCTGCTTCCATGAAGCGTGCGTCTCATTCGCCAGTGTTTCCACTGCTGTTAATGTATTTGCGATTACTCTGGATCGTTACGACATTTCCGTCAAACCTGCCAATCGTATCCTGACAATGGGCCGAGCAGTTATATTGATGACAACAACATGGATAGTATCTTTCTTTGCTTTTCTTATTCCTTTCATTGAAGTGAGCTTTTTCAGCTTTCAAAGTGAAAACAAGTGGGAGAACAAAACACTGTTGTGTGTGAGCACAAATGAATATCACACTGAACTTGGGATGTATTATCACCTGCTGGTTCAGATTCCCATTTTCTTTTTCACAATTGTCGTTATGTTAATCACATACAGCAAAATTCTTCAAGCCCTCAACATTCGAATAGGCACAAGGTTTTCAACAGGGCAAAAGAAGAAAATACGAAAGAAAAAAACGATTTCTCTGGCCACACAACACGAGACAACAGATATATCGCAAAGCAGTGGGGGGAGAAATGTGGTGCTTGGTGTGAGAACTTCTGTATCTGTTATTATTGCCCTACGCCGAGCAGTAAAGAGACATAGGGAGAGACGGGAAAGGCAAAAAAGGGTCTTCAAGATGTCACTGTTAATCATTTCGACCTTTCTGTTTTGTTGGACGCCTATTTCCTTATTGAATACGACAATTTTATGTCTTGGCCCAAGTGACCTTTTGGTTAAACTCAGACTGTGCTTTTTGGTCATGGCTTATGGAACCACCATCTTCCACCCTCTGTTGTATGCATTTACAAGACAAAAATTCCAAAAAGTTTTAAAGAGCAAAATGAAAAAAAGGGTGGTTTCAATTGTGGAAGCTGATCCTATGCCTAACAATGCAGTGATTCATAACTCATGGATAGAACCCAAAAGGAGTAAACCGTTAACTGATGACAATGAAGCTAGACAAAAATGTCTGGCACCTCAGGTTGTCACTGACTAG